The following are encoded in a window of Mycobacterium sp. ELW1 genomic DNA:
- a CDS encoding ferredoxin: MSRCRVTIDITRCAGIGMCEGLAPDLFEVDDDDGRAHLHSDLVDASRLAELDAVVAACPTRSVTVELLG, from the coding sequence ATGAGCCGATGCCGGGTGACGATCGACATCACCCGGTGCGCCGGCATCGGGATGTGCGAAGGGTTGGCTCCTGATCTTTTCGAAGTCGATGACGACGACGGCCGTGCACACCTGCACAGTGATCTGGTGGATGCATCGCGCTTGGCCGAGCTCGATGCGGTCGTCGCGGCCTGTCCCACTCGATCGGTGACCGTCGAACTGCTGGGGTGA
- a CDS encoding LuxR C-terminal-related transcriptional regulator, translating to MDHNDGASLASSLSEEQARALLAGLRSLTAPNTRDARDAVSDAWSLLAEALSEAPTAEMVMAALLTLRNTDESLRAEQERSRRLGSVLARLEAAPCTIAGLTAVAPQLVVDLGFDRAIFSRIVDHVWVSQSVCIPDDPQWAAEINKVGQEQPQPLVPGLHETEVVRRREARIVTDVQHDRRVHRPIADASRSRSYAAAPVMSGGRVVGLLHGDCYKQDRDIDGIDVELLADYANGLALALSRARAVEQLDALGSALRLAANDCDEAVAGAHEFTLDDDVRTRTEMPSAPRVVRRALNSVRAVLTPRETEILEQMAQGRTNAAIAAKLFITEGTVKQHVKHILRKVGAENRVEAVSLLYQSDHA from the coding sequence GTGGATCACAACGACGGCGCGTCACTCGCGTCGTCACTGTCGGAAGAGCAAGCGCGGGCCCTGCTGGCCGGCTTGCGGTCGCTGACCGCCCCGAATACGCGCGATGCGCGCGATGCGGTCTCTGACGCGTGGTCATTGCTGGCTGAGGCACTGTCGGAGGCGCCGACCGCCGAGATGGTGATGGCGGCGTTGCTGACGCTGCGCAACACCGACGAATCGTTGCGGGCCGAACAGGAGAGGTCGCGCCGACTGGGCTCTGTGCTGGCTCGACTGGAGGCAGCGCCGTGCACAATCGCCGGGCTGACCGCCGTCGCTCCGCAGCTCGTCGTCGACCTCGGTTTCGACCGGGCGATCTTCTCGCGCATCGTGGATCACGTCTGGGTGTCGCAGTCGGTGTGCATCCCTGACGATCCGCAATGGGCCGCCGAGATCAACAAGGTCGGTCAGGAGCAGCCGCAGCCGCTGGTGCCCGGTCTGCATGAAACCGAAGTCGTACGCCGGCGCGAGGCGCGGATCGTCACCGACGTCCAGCACGACCGTCGAGTGCACCGTCCGATCGCGGATGCGTCGAGGTCGCGGTCCTACGCTGCGGCACCGGTGATGTCCGGGGGCCGGGTTGTCGGACTGCTCCACGGTGACTGCTACAAGCAGGACCGCGACATCGACGGCATAGACGTCGAATTGCTGGCGGATTATGCGAACGGTCTGGCGCTGGCGCTCAGTCGCGCCCGGGCGGTGGAACAACTCGACGCTTTGGGATCTGCTCTCCGGTTGGCCGCCAACGATTGTGACGAGGCGGTCGCCGGCGCGCACGAGTTCACCCTGGACGACGACGTGCGGACCCGGACCGAAATGCCGTCGGCACCGAGAGTTGTTCGCCGGGCCCTGAATTCGGTCCGGGCCGTCCTGACGCCGCGAGAGACCGAGATTCTCGAACAGATGGCCCAGGGCCGGACCAACGCCGCGATCGCCGCCAAGTTGTTCATCACCGAGGGCACGGTCAAGCAGCACGTGAAGCACATTCTGCGCAAGGTCGGCGCCGAGAATCGGGTCGAGGCGGTGTCGTTGCTCTATCAGTCGGACCACGCCTGA